One Hordeum vulgare subsp. vulgare chromosome 4H, MorexV3_pseudomolecules_assembly, whole genome shotgun sequence DNA window includes the following coding sequences:
- the LOC123448540 gene encoding uncharacterized protein LOC123448540: MTSSSYVAVPRCSVIFDGTNYAEFVGFMRIHMRGLLLWGVLYGELPRPPCPVAPMAPTPPVPPILAADASQADRDATKALDDAAFDAYDQQVSAYSDALSVYRDDLSAYIQWRNDDARAAAILTAAVLPQFASEFMGLGTVATMWSFLCQRYQPSRDSLYLSVVRQEHALQQGDSSVDEFYTQSSAIWRHLDSLRTTVCGAYRCCQTTWSDLEFQCVHEFLGGLRPEFEPRRAHLLACGRVPITEVLAELRAEDTRLPSAGLLAAPSVLAVRALVPSARPTAPSLLPTPTEGWVALLMPRRAGHAVIHFVATAPGQVTQSLIVARNNETRDVLPPVGVLHLPRLRHSLTRTLYSSSASWLPLALH, from the coding sequence atgacttcttcaagctATGTTGCTGTTCCTCGGTGCTCGGTGATCTTCGATGGCACCAACTATGCTGAGTTTGTGGGCTTCATGCGCATCCACATGCGCGGTCTTCTGCTATGGGGCGTTCTCTATGGTGAGCTCCCCCGTCCGCCATGCCCTGTTGCTCCCATGGCTCCTACCCCGCCGGTGCCGCCTATTCTGGCTGCTGATGCTTCCCAGGCTGATCGGGATGCAACCAAAGCTCTCGATGATGCTGCGTTCGATGCCTATGATCAACAGGTATCAGCTTATTCAGATGCTCTTTCTGTCTACCGTGATGACCTGTCTGCTTACATTCAATGGCGCAACGATGATGCTCGGGCTGCTGCTATTCTCACTGCGGCTGTTCTCCCTCAGTTTGCCTCAGAGTTCATGGGTCTTGGCACTGTTGCAACAATGTGGTCTTTCCTCTGTCAGCGCTATCAGCCCTCTCGTGATTCTCTCTACTTATCTGTGGtgcgtcaggagcatgctcttcagcaaggTGACTCTTCTGTTGATGAGTTCTACACACAGAGTTCCGCCATCTGGCGCCATCTTGACTCTCTTCGGACAACTGTTTGTGGAGCTTATCGTTGTTGCCAGACTACATGGTCAGACTTGGAGTTTCAGTGTGTCCATGAGTTCTTAGGTGGCCTTCGCCCCGAGTTTGAGCCTCGACGTGCTCACTTGCTTGCTTGTGGCCGTGTTCCTATCACAGAGGTACTTGCTGAACTTCGTGCTGAGGATACCCGCCTTCCTTCTGCTGGTTTGCTTGCGGCTCCTTCTGTGTTGGCTGTCCGAGCTCTTGTGCCATCTGCTCGTCCCACTGCACCGTCGCTCCTGCCCACACCTACAGAGGGGTGGGTCGCCCTCCTTATGCCGAGAAGGGCCGGTCACGCCGTGATACATTTTGTGGCTACTGCTCCAGGCCAGGTCACCCAGAGTCTGATTGTCGCCAGAAACAACGAGACCAGAGACGTTCTTCCTCCAGTGGGAGTCCTGCATCTTCCTCGACTTCGTCACTCACTGACCAGGACATTATACAGCTCAAGCGCCTCTTGGCTTCCTTTGGCTCTTCATTGA